The Setaria viridis chromosome 2, Setaria_viridis_v4.0, whole genome shotgun sequence DNA window AAGTTGGGCTGCCTTTTCTGACACGATAAAATGGGCGCCATTGGATTCTCTTCACCtttttttctcctccttttcttgaGATTTACTTTTAATCACTGGAGTTATGATGATGGTTGGCTGCAGCCTTTGGCCGGGTTCGTGCGCCCAGATGGTGACCCAGACACAGATCTGGAGACAGATGGGTTGGCCACTTCCTCCTCCAGTGGTAAGCACAGCGCTGTAACCAGCTCACAGTTTGGATTCTTACTGGTGTCTCAATCGGCCTGAGAGCAACCTGACAGCCCTTTAAAACGAGCTCGTATTGTTCATAAGCTTCTGCAGCCTTCACGGAGCGgcaggacgacgaggaggtgcTGTGCGGGGTGAAGGAAGAGGAGTGGGCGAAGGTACAAGAATCGGCCAAAAATCTAGCAGGCCGTGCCACTCCAGGTACTGTGTTAGGTTTTCGAGTCTTCAATTGGTTGGGTTGTGCGAGGTTGTCAATTTTTGTATGCTTGTATGTTGTTCGACAGAATGCCACAACGAGCGGTACGGAACGGAGGCTGCTGTTCTTTTGCATGGTAGGAAGGGGTCGAAACAGCGACCAGCCTCGCTCGACCTCAGTAGCCCTGGGTTTCATGGAGCCACATTTTCTCCCAGTTTCGTGGTTGGTGGTGTGGGGTTGATGAAAGCATCACACATCAGGTCAGACGTGTTTCATAGTCCTGGAACACCGAACTATCCACGGCACCGTGCATCAGTGTTGGGGTTCCAGAAAGGGTGGTGCTCTGAGAGAGTGCCGCATCCTTCTAAAGCAAGTAGGAGGTACCCTGGGAGCAGCATGGCATTTCCTTACAGCAATGGGAGAACATTGCCCTCGAAATGGGAGGACGCTGAGAGGTGGATCTTCAGTCCTAATTCCAGTGATGCTCTTATAAGAAGCACGGTTGCTCATGCTCGGCGACCAAAGTCTAAAAGTGGCCCCTTGGGACCTCCGGGAAGACTTGGCGGACAGTATTCATCTGTTTCTTCGGTGTCATTGCTTGACAGTGGGAGAGCTGGGCCTATTACATCAAATTCACCTTTCATGGCAGGAGTACTAATGCCGGAACATGTTTGTGGTGGGAAAAATGCAAATGGAATGTATTTGGGTAGACCAGCTGGTGACGAAACCGCCATAGGAAGCAGTGTCAGGTTTTGCGCACCGAATGGTGTGTCTCATGCTATTCGATCATCAAGAGTTCGTCGTCGATTAGATGCTGCTGTCGAGTCATCTGCTTCATTGCCTAGCACACAAGAATCTATCCAAGGTATTTAGAAATTGTTTCCTGTGCACAGATTACATATGCATCATTGTTTTTAATTCCATTTAGCCTACTGTTCAGTGTCAAAATATGGTTCGGTagtaagggggcgtttggatccttgagctgAAGTCTAGTCCATGTTACATCAAAtcttcggagactaattaggactaaacatgttttaattataaaactaattacacagatggaggctaattcacgagacgaatctattaagcctaattaatccatgattagcacatgtttactgtagcatcacattgtcaaatcatggactaattaggcttaatagatttgtctcgcgaattagcctccatttgtgcaattggttttgtaattagtctatgtttaatactcctaattagtatctaaacattcg harbors:
- the LOC117844588 gene encoding uncharacterized protein isoform X2, with amino-acid sequence MRGGGGGSGLGFRGMVVEEGEEEEVVSAPERPMQRRRRRWGVEVDDGYSPSSTGGGGSSCCDSFGCDSPLAGFVRPDGDPDTDLETDGLATSSSSAFTERQDDEEVLCGVKEEEWAKVQESAKNLAGRATPECHNERYGTEAAVLLHGRKGSKQRPASLDLSSPGFHGATFSPSFVVGGVGLMKASHIRSDVFHSPGTPNYPRHRASVLGFQKGWCSERVPHPSKASRRYPGSSMAFPYSNGRTLPSKWEDAERWIFSPNSSDALIRSTVAHARRPKSKSGPLGPPGRLGGQYSSVSSVSLLDSGRAGPITSNSPFMAGVLMPEHVCGGKNANGMYLGRPAGDETAIGSSVRFCAPNGVSHAIRSSRVRRRLDAAVESSASLPSTQESIQGEQVEITEDSATTFASMISRKDAATQTSPELSRSSSPNTRPTFTRSLSTQQVKESESCFSDLEIRDVQMDDRVTLTRWSKKNVTRSSNKNSTNIIEWKEKTVESKSSSWGFAEAKCISRIEREDAKITAWENIQKAKAEAAIQKLVIKLEKKRSSSLDKILNTLKSAQRKAQVMRERDAATANQDEKGSRKAKKTAQLSKNGQISSLSGCFTCHAF
- the LOC117844588 gene encoding uncharacterized protein isoform X1, with amino-acid sequence MRGGGGGSGLGFRGMVVEEGEEEEVVSAPERPMQRRRRRWGVEVDDGYSPSSTGGGGSSCCDSFGCDSPLAGFVRPDGDPDTDLETDGLATSSSSASAAFTERQDDEEVLCGVKEEEWAKVQESAKNLAGRATPECHNERYGTEAAVLLHGRKGSKQRPASLDLSSPGFHGATFSPSFVVGGVGLMKASHIRSDVFHSPGTPNYPRHRASVLGFQKGWCSERVPHPSKASRRYPGSSMAFPYSNGRTLPSKWEDAERWIFSPNSSDALIRSTVAHARRPKSKSGPLGPPGRLGGQYSSVSSVSLLDSGRAGPITSNSPFMAGVLMPEHVCGGKNANGMYLGRPAGDETAIGSSVRFCAPNGVSHAIRSSRVRRRLDAAVESSASLPSTQESIQGEQVEITEDSATTFASMISRKDAATQTSPELSRSSSPNTRPTFTRSLSTQQVKESESCFSDLEIRDVQMDDRVTLTRWSKKNVTRSSNKNSTNIIEWKEKTVESKSSSWGFAEAKCISRIEREDAKITAWENIQKAKAEAAIQKLVIKLEKKRSSSLDKILNTLKSAQRKAQVMRERDAATANQDEKGSRKAKKTAQLSKNGQISSLSGCFTCHAF